A genomic stretch from Chitinophaga agri includes:
- the rlmD gene encoding 23S rRNA (uracil(1939)-C(5))-methyltransferase RlmD: MRKKNVILEKVPVSAYAAEGKALARIDGKVIFIEGGVVPGDVVDVRLGKNKKDWAEGKAVHFHTYSPNRVTPFCEHFGNCGGCKWQMLPYDQQLEYKQQQVADNLQRIGKLELPPMQPILGSRHITHYRNKLEFTFSNKAYLPEEEMERDEEGNILRKNALGFHVPKLFDKVLDINTCYLEAEPVNAIRNTIRAYALDNNLSFYDIRAKEGWLRNLVIRICTTGEVMINLVIHHENKKDREALLDHLLATVPGITSIVYTINPKLNDTIFDLEPKTYFGKGYIEEKLEDFTFKIGPKSFFQTNTYQGEALYQVTREFAGLTGTETVYDLYCGTGSIGIFVSRQAGKVIGIELIKEAIDDAVENAARNNVNNAQFYAGDVVDICDDAFFAQHGQPDVVITDPPRAGMHEKLVNKLLEIAAPRIVYVSCNPATQARDLALLDVMYSVKRIQPVDMFPHTHHIENVVLLEKRINQ, from the coding sequence GTGAGGAAAAAAAATGTTATTCTAGAAAAAGTCCCTGTAAGCGCTTATGCAGCAGAGGGCAAGGCACTGGCCAGAATAGATGGCAAAGTGATATTTATTGAAGGGGGCGTTGTACCCGGAGATGTGGTAGATGTACGCCTCGGCAAAAACAAAAAAGACTGGGCGGAGGGCAAAGCCGTGCACTTCCATACCTATTCGCCTAACCGCGTAACACCCTTCTGTGAACATTTTGGGAACTGTGGAGGCTGTAAATGGCAGATGCTGCCATATGATCAGCAGCTGGAATACAAACAACAGCAGGTGGCTGACAACCTGCAGCGTATCGGTAAGCTGGAATTACCGCCCATGCAGCCTATTCTTGGCTCCAGGCACATCACCCACTACCGCAACAAACTGGAATTTACCTTCAGTAATAAGGCTTATCTCCCGGAAGAGGAGATGGAAAGGGATGAGGAGGGTAACATTCTCCGGAAGAACGCTCTTGGCTTCCATGTACCGAAACTATTCGACAAAGTACTCGATATCAATACCTGTTACCTGGAGGCTGAGCCGGTAAATGCGATCCGCAATACCATCCGTGCCTATGCCCTGGATAACAACCTCTCCTTTTATGACATCCGTGCCAAAGAAGGATGGCTGCGGAACCTGGTCATCAGGATCTGTACCACTGGTGAAGTAATGATCAACCTCGTTATCCACCACGAAAACAAAAAAGACAGGGAAGCCCTGCTGGACCACCTGCTGGCGACTGTACCGGGTATTACCTCCATCGTTTATACCATCAATCCAAAACTAAACGATACCATCTTCGACCTGGAACCGAAAACCTATTTTGGTAAAGGTTATATAGAAGAGAAACTGGAAGATTTCACCTTCAAGATTGGTCCGAAGTCATTTTTCCAGACCAATACCTACCAGGGCGAAGCTTTATACCAGGTAACAAGGGAATTTGCCGGATTAACTGGAACGGAAACTGTATATGACTTATATTGTGGTACTGGTAGTATTGGTATTTTTGTTTCCCGGCAGGCAGGCAAGGTAATCGGTATTGAGCTGATCAAGGAAGCCATTGACGATGCTGTTGAAAACGCTGCCCGCAATAATGTGAACAATGCGCAATTCTACGCCGGAGATGTAGTGGATATCTGCGATGATGCTTTCTTTGCCCAGCATGGGCAACCGGATGTAGTGATCACTGACCCACCAAGGGCCGGTATGCATGAAAAACTGGTGAACAAGCTGCTGGAAATTGCTGCTCCCCGTATAGTATATGTAAGCTGTAACCCGGCTACGCAGGCACGCGACCTTGCGCTGCTGGACGTTATGTACAGTGTGAAAAGGATACAACCAGTGGATATGTTCCCCCACACACATCATATTGAGAACGTTGTGTTACTGGAGAAAAGAATTAATCAATAA
- a CDS encoding redoxin domain-containing protein: protein MRKLMILLVCILCHWQLQAQGYELTFQLKQYTGGQLALAHYMGKSFYMADSAQINAQGIAVMKNKEPLQGGIYIVLLPGRQRYFEMLLDNKDQHFSISVDTSDLINKTVFKTSKENEIFQSYNRFLQKEVAAPDKQINALLAKKTAADSATAKSMQADLGKKLQQFRNGVVAKYPQSLLTSIFRAMKEPEVPATPPGEDSTFGYRYYKAHYWDSVNLSDGRLVRTDIIEKKLNRYFTQLVALDPDSINMEADKLIAKTRADKEMFKFVVWWLTYTYETSKYMGMDAVFVHLVEKYYVSGEAYWLKDEQLNKIISRAYSMAPNLIGQQAPPLEVKDTSLKPVSLYTTKGKYTILVFWDPTCGHCKIEVPKIDSAYNASWKSKGVALIGFKTEGTKGEWQDFIKEHHLNGWTHAWDPDGQSNYRRLYDVYSTPVVYLLDEKKKILAKRLGVEQLNDFMEKMDTKSGTVRK, encoded by the coding sequence ATGCGTAAACTTATGATATTACTGGTCTGTATTTTATGCCACTGGCAGTTACAGGCACAAGGCTACGAGCTTACTTTTCAGTTAAAACAATATACAGGAGGACAGCTGGCACTGGCTCATTACATGGGTAAAAGCTTTTATATGGCTGATTCAGCCCAGATAAATGCGCAGGGTATCGCGGTCATGAAGAATAAAGAACCGCTACAGGGGGGTATTTACATTGTACTACTGCCCGGTCGCCAGCGTTACTTTGAAATGTTGCTGGATAATAAGGATCAGCATTTTTCCATCTCCGTTGACACGTCAGACCTGATCAACAAGACCGTTTTCAAGACTTCTAAAGAGAACGAGATCTTCCAGTCATACAACAGATTCCTGCAAAAAGAGGTGGCTGCGCCTGATAAGCAGATCAATGCCCTGCTGGCAAAGAAGACCGCTGCTGACAGTGCTACGGCGAAGTCTATGCAGGCCGATCTGGGTAAAAAATTACAACAGTTCCGGAACGGGGTAGTCGCTAAATATCCCCAAAGCCTGCTTACCAGCATCTTCAGGGCGATGAAAGAGCCGGAGGTACCCGCCACGCCCCCTGGTGAAGACTCCACTTTTGGTTACCGCTACTATAAAGCGCACTACTGGGATAGTGTGAATCTAAGTGACGGCCGCCTGGTAAGGACGGATATCATTGAGAAAAAACTGAACAGATATTTTACACAACTTGTGGCACTGGATCCGGATTCCATCAATATGGAAGCGGATAAGCTCATAGCGAAAACCAGGGCAGATAAAGAGATGTTCAAGTTTGTGGTGTGGTGGTTGACCTACACGTATGAGACATCGAAATACATGGGGATGGATGCTGTATTCGTCCACCTGGTAGAGAAATATTACGTTTCCGGAGAAGCATACTGGCTGAAAGATGAGCAGCTGAACAAGATCATCTCCAGGGCGTATTCTATGGCACCTAACCTGATTGGTCAGCAGGCGCCGCCACTGGAAGTAAAAGATACATCACTGAAACCCGTATCGCTATATACAACAAAGGGTAAATACACCATACTCGTGTTCTGGGACCCGACCTGCGGTCATTGCAAAATAGAGGTACCCAAGATCGACTCTGCTTACAATGCCAGCTGGAAGAGCAAGGGCGTCGCCCTGATCGGCTTCAAAACAGAAGGGACAAAAGGAGAGTGGCAGGACTTCATCAAAGAACATCATCTCAATGGATGGACCCATGCATGGGATCCTGACGGACAAAGTAACTACAGACGTTTGTACGATGTATACAGCACGCCGGTGGTGTATCTGTTGGACGAAAAGAAGAAAATCCTGGCAAAGAGACTTGGGGTAGAACAGCTCAATGATTTCATGGAAAAAATGGATACAAAGAGCGGTACAGTTCGCAAATAG
- a CDS encoding porin family protein: MTKKMILSFAALAISFGAMSQVRVGVKGGWNLSSISVDNDGTVDKDRSLSGYHIGAIVDFPLVPKILSFQPGVFYTTKGAKLTSGDKDNDATVPYVKYTTRPQYIEVPLNFIGKIPVGANTRLFAGVGPYFAFGVAGKNKVSSTLAGVTTSSESNIKWDDDTPFNDGDLDRGLNKYKRFDWGGNLQVGAEFNNFLLSAQYGLGLGKINSGGDDSRNEKNKNRVFAVSVGYLF, encoded by the coding sequence ATGACAAAGAAGATGATCCTTTCGTTTGCGGCCCTTGCAATTTCTTTCGGAGCGATGTCTCAGGTGCGGGTAGGTGTTAAAGGTGGTTGGAACCTTTCCTCTATTTCAGTTGACAATGACGGTACAGTAGACAAAGACCGTTCATTATCTGGTTATCACATTGGTGCTATCGTTGACTTTCCGTTAGTACCTAAGATCCTGTCTTTCCAGCCTGGTGTGTTCTATACCACCAAAGGTGCGAAACTGACATCAGGTGATAAGGACAACGATGCGACAGTTCCCTATGTTAAATACACAACAAGGCCCCAGTACATTGAAGTTCCTTTAAACTTTATTGGTAAAATTCCGGTAGGTGCAAACACCAGGCTCTTTGCAGGTGTAGGTCCTTACTTTGCGTTCGGTGTAGCCGGTAAAAACAAAGTGAGCAGTACACTTGCCGGTGTAACAACTTCATCAGAGTCCAATATCAAATGGGATGATGATACCCCATTCAACGATGGCGATCTGGATCGTGGACTGAACAAGTACAAAAGATTTGACTGGGGTGGTAACCTGCAGGTAGGTGCCGAGTTTAATAACTTCCTGCTTTCTGCACAGTATGGACTTGGTTTAGGTAAAATCAATTCCGGTGGAGATGACAGTAGGAACGAAAAGAACAAAAACCGCGTATTCGCAGTTTCTGTAGGTTATCTGTTCTAA